The following coding sequences lie in one Nitrospira sp. genomic window:
- a CDS encoding rhodanese-like domain-containing protein, whose amino-acid sequence MTTAVAIQDPAKAKAHFEAKMAFTTGPVELERMMKKHEVTIVDVRAAEDYAEGHIPGAINLPKDQWQTLKGLRKDKTNVLYCYSLVCHLAATAAVEFAGSGYPVMELDGGWRWWKDDDFPVER is encoded by the coding sequence ATGACTACTGCCGTCGCAATCCAGGACCCAGCCAAGGCGAAAGCCCATTTCGAAGCCAAGATGGCGTTCACCACCGGGCCTGTCGAACTCGAACGGATGATGAAGAAGCACGAGGTGACGATCGTGGACGTTAGGGCTGCTGAAGACTATGCCGAGGGGCATATTCCCGGAGCGATCAATCTTCCGAAGGATCAGTGGCAGACGTTGAAAGGCCTGCGTAAGGACAAGACGAATGTCCTGTATTGCTACTCGCTGGTTTGTCATCTCGCCGCGACGGCGGCGGTAGAGTTTGCCGGGAGCGGCTATCCGGTCATGGAGTTGGACGGTGGCTGGCGTTGGTGGAAGGACGATGACTTTCCTGTCGAACGATGA